Proteins encoded within one genomic window of Pseudalkalibacillus sp. SCS-8:
- a CDS encoding MGDG synthase family glycosyltransferase, with the protein MKRALIMPLLKMNSGHHHVADSVVQVISDHYKCEKIELLSYTFGKGESILSNVYLKWITFSPSFYSSVYRRIALPSKEGSVPFKFYEKLFLNNMRKILMEYQPDLVICTHALPSFLLQSMKRRGETHVPVLNIYTDYFINDLWGTDGIDLHFIPDEPFVERLKKKNVPEANIMTTGIPTDPAIGTVDRRTHKNKAKYKIIISGGSQGTGRIERFIHMLKPGGRIDYRVLCGKNKKLYENIKQMNNRNIQAHSYIEDKSELNDLYEEADGIISKPGGVTVTEGLMKRLPTFIYDFLPGQEEYNFIYLQQQNLVQDLRDWRWIEEQLVQFLDDGKSFEALQDAIEDYHTRRTTQEILQTISNSISNHEREKINAK; encoded by the coding sequence ATGAAGAGAGCTCTGATCATGCCATTACTGAAAATGAATTCCGGTCATCATCATGTGGCAGATAGTGTCGTACAAGTAATAAGTGATCATTACAAGTGTGAAAAGATCGAACTTCTTTCTTATACGTTCGGTAAGGGTGAATCCATCCTTTCCAACGTGTATTTGAAGTGGATCACATTCAGTCCCTCATTTTACAGCTCTGTATACAGACGAATTGCACTTCCATCCAAAGAAGGAAGTGTGCCGTTCAAGTTTTATGAAAAGCTCTTTTTGAACAACATGCGAAAAATCCTCATGGAGTACCAACCGGATCTTGTCATCTGTACACATGCCTTGCCATCCTTTCTATTGCAAAGCATGAAAAGGAGAGGAGAAACCCACGTTCCCGTGCTGAACATTTATACAGATTACTTCATTAATGATCTTTGGGGAACAGATGGAATCGACCTGCATTTCATCCCAGATGAACCGTTTGTTGAACGCTTGAAAAAAAAGAACGTTCCAGAAGCAAATATCATGACGACTGGAATACCGACGGATCCAGCAATAGGTACAGTTGACCGGAGAACACATAAAAACAAGGCTAAATATAAAATAATCATCTCTGGGGGATCTCAAGGAACTGGAAGGATCGAACGGTTCATTCATATGTTAAAACCTGGCGGACGTATCGATTATAGGGTACTTTGTGGAAAGAATAAGAAGCTGTACGAAAACATCAAACAAATGAACAACAGAAATATCCAAGCCCATTCTTACATCGAGGACAAAAGTGAACTGAATGATCTTTATGAAGAAGCGGATGGAATCATATCCAAGCCTGGGGGTGTGACAGTTACAGAAGGCTTGATGAAACGACTCCCAACGTTTATTTATGACTTCTTGCCTGGTCAAGAAGAATATAATTTCATCTACCTACAACAGCAAAACCTGGTACAAGATTTAAGGGATTGGAGATGGATTGAGGAACAACTTGTCCAATTCTTAGATGATGGAAAATCATTTGAAGCACTTCAAGATGCGATAGAGGACTATCATACCCGACGGACGACTCAAGAGATTTTACAAACTATATCGAACAGTATCAGCAATCATGAAAGAGAGAAGATTAATGCTAAGTGA
- a CDS encoding YhcN/YlaJ family sporulation lipoprotein, translated as MIVVFTAILLLSGCKEEPQSESKNTISTKELSTAESTSIEKEIKKMKGVSDLRFIHSKDKLLVAIKVTNMDRLQLDKIQKKVKKKMNSEYPEMDITVSADKKIFMKIEELEAKHAKKKMSERDIHKKIVSLIKLSKDEG; from the coding sequence ATGATAGTAGTGTTTACAGCAATCCTGCTCCTTTCGGGATGTAAAGAGGAACCTCAATCAGAATCGAAGAATACGATATCGACAAAGGAACTATCGACAGCTGAATCCACATCGATTGAGAAAGAAATCAAAAAGATGAAGGGCGTTTCTGATTTAAGATTCATTCATTCCAAAGACAAACTGCTCGTAGCCATTAAAGTTACGAATATGGATCGGTTACAGCTTGATAAGATCCAGAAAAAGGTGAAAAAGAAGATGAATTCGGAATACCCAGAGATGGATATTACGGTTTCAGCAGATAAGAAAATCTTTATGAAGATAGAAGAACTAGAGGCGAAACATGCTAAGAAGAAAATGTCCGAAAGGGATATCCATAAAAAAATCGTGTCATTGATTAAACTTTCAAAGGATGAAGGTTGA
- a CDS encoding TVP38/TMEM64 family protein, translating into MGIVLQLIKYTAPIIVLIAFFVLGDHLSHEPEEIRNWIMSSGVFAPIFYVLVCAIRPFFFFPFLILTVTGGLVFGPILGIILTTVGGVIGASFSFIVARKYGDSLKMRKRERWRRLEKRIEQKGFQYILILRVFPFLNFDLVSYASGLSSVRFKPFFLGTLFGMLPGTIGLNLIGDSIVSGEYIRMLAFLAVFMIIGFLAYRLVRKWKR; encoded by the coding sequence ATGGGGATTGTTTTACAACTTATAAAATATACTGCACCTATCATAGTATTGATTGCATTTTTCGTGCTTGGGGACCATCTCAGTCATGAACCAGAGGAGATAAGAAACTGGATCATGTCCTCAGGTGTATTTGCACCAATCTTTTATGTCCTGGTTTGTGCGATCAGACCTTTTTTCTTTTTTCCATTCCTCATTCTAACGGTTACAGGTGGTTTGGTATTCGGTCCCATCCTAGGAATCATCCTCACGACCGTTGGAGGAGTAATCGGGGCATCATTCTCATTTATTGTGGCTAGAAAATACGGAGATTCCTTGAAAATGAGGAAACGGGAAAGATGGCGCCGTCTCGAAAAGAGAATCGAACAAAAAGGATTCCAATATATCTTAATTTTACGTGTATTTCCGTTTTTGAATTTTGATCTAGTAAGTTACGCATCCGGATTGTCATCTGTTCGTTTTAAACCTTTCTTCCTTGGTACTTTATTTGGCATGTTACCCGGAACGATTGGATTGAATTTGATCGGCGATTCCATCGTCAGTGGTGAGTACATTCGTATGCTAGCTTTTTTAGCAGTATTCATGATCATTGGCTTTTTAGCCTACAGATTGGTTCGAAAATGGAAAAGATGA
- a CDS encoding 50S ribosomal protein L11 methyltransferase, whose product MQYEFIMTIPYRNADLFMEKLAVGGYYNTYYDQPINVSKSDNGYEYTVEQEDLVDLHIIIKTESPSNMTKQLADLLNQDPEKIEFNPYELEDWQQAFPRIEVNEEWEIITQQNEPTPGKKQLFLESMGGFGTGAHETTKDCLRVIFNEDFTSKTVMDIGTGSGILSIAAAKMNARRVIAFDVQPSGREVHENARLNAVDYIEVHQKDLIGEEIECGINPDWVFINIGMEETIQILERQQFFNHTVENFLISGLVEWSHEKVIAYFRRNRYEIVQKRMNEEWVTLHFKKGQGG is encoded by the coding sequence ATGCAGTATGAATTTATCATGACGATTCCTTACCGTAATGCTGATTTGTTTATGGAAAAGCTTGCGGTGGGAGGATACTATAACACATATTATGATCAGCCAATCAACGTTTCAAAAAGTGATAATGGTTACGAATATACTGTGGAACAAGAAGATTTAGTGGATTTACATATCATCATTAAAACGGAATCGCCCTCCAACATGACAAAACAATTAGCAGATTTACTTAACCAGGATCCTGAGAAAATAGAATTTAACCCTTATGAACTGGAAGATTGGCAGCAAGCGTTTCCGCGTATTGAAGTGAACGAAGAGTGGGAAATCATCACCCAGCAGAATGAACCCACACCGGGGAAAAAACAACTTTTCTTAGAATCCATGGGTGGATTCGGAACAGGGGCCCATGAAACGACGAAAGATTGTTTGCGTGTGATTTTTAATGAGGATTTCACGTCGAAAACGGTGATGGACATCGGGACAGGCTCTGGGATTCTGAGTATTGCAGCAGCAAAAATGAATGCTCGAAGGGTGATCGCATTTGATGTGCAACCAAGTGGAAGAGAAGTACATGAAAATGCGAGACTCAATGCAGTAGATTATATAGAGGTCCATCAGAAGGACCTGATTGGGGAAGAAATAGAGTGTGGAATCAATCCAGATTGGGTCTTTATCAATATCGGTATGGAAGAGACGATTCAAATTCTAGAGAGACAACAATTCTTTAACCATACTGTTGAAAACTTCCTCATTTCAGGTTTGGTCGAATGGAGTCATGAAAAAGTCATTGCGTATTTCAGACGCAATAGATATGAGATTGTGCAAAAGAGAATGAATGAAGAATGGGTCACACTCCATTTTAAGAAAGGTCAGGGTGGATAA
- a CDS encoding LysR family transcriptional regulator, producing the protein MELRQINYFIKVAEMEHVSDAAASLHVAQSAVSRQIANLEEELGVKLFFREGRNIRLTPVGRIFLERAQLAVLEIEKAKQEVYEFLNPETGTIRLGFPTSLAAKTLPSVISAFRKEHPQIGFQLRQGTVSELTTAVIQGHIDLAFVSPVPGKQTDVKGHILFTEKVLALLPAQHELAGELHLRLGQLRHDPFVMFRSGYVLRDLVMRACQQVGYNPRIAFEGEDVDTIKGLVSAGLGVSLLPEITLHERPDRDTVAIEVIEPNVKRTVGIIIPKNRELAPSEQIFFEFLKEFYEKLNRFGQ; encoded by the coding sequence ATGGAACTAAGACAAATCAATTATTTTATTAAAGTTGCAGAAATGGAACATGTAAGTGATGCAGCAGCGTCTTTGCACGTTGCGCAATCAGCTGTAAGTCGACAAATTGCCAATCTGGAGGAGGAGCTTGGGGTGAAGTTGTTCTTCCGGGAAGGGAGAAACATAAGACTGACGCCAGTCGGCAGGATATTCTTAGAGCGTGCTCAATTAGCGGTATTAGAGATTGAAAAGGCAAAACAAGAGGTTTATGAATTCCTCAATCCAGAAACCGGAACGATTCGTCTCGGCTTCCCGACCAGCCTTGCTGCCAAGACGCTCCCTTCTGTCATTTCAGCATTCCGAAAAGAGCACCCTCAGATCGGATTCCAATTAAGACAGGGTACGGTTAGTGAATTGACTACTGCCGTTATTCAAGGCCATATCGATCTCGCCTTTGTTTCCCCTGTACCTGGTAAACAAACCGATGTAAAAGGGCACATTTTGTTCACTGAAAAGGTTCTGGCACTTCTTCCAGCTCAACATGAATTGGCTGGTGAACTTCATTTGCGGTTAGGTCAGCTTCGTCACGACCCATTTGTTATGTTCCGATCAGGATATGTTTTAAGAGATCTTGTGATGAGGGCTTGCCAGCAGGTCGGATACAACCCAAGAATTGCTTTTGAAGGAGAAGATGTGGATACAATCAAGGGTCTCGTATCAGCAGGTCTTGGTGTAAGCCTATTACCTGAAATCACCCTTCATGAACGGCCAGATCGCGATACTGTCGCAATTGAGGTGATCGAACCGAATGTGAAACGGACGGTAGGAATCATCATACCGAAAAATCGGGAACTGGCCCCATCAGAACAGATATTCTTTGAATTCCTAAAGGAGTTTTATGAAAAACTGAATCGTTTTGGTCAATAA
- the gltB gene encoding glutamate synthase large subunit: MLRTGLPQKQGLYDPKYESDACGIGFVAQVDGRSTHQTIVDALTILCRLEHRGGQGADPDTGDGAGIMIQVPDQLFRKTWNELLPKQGDYAVGMVFLPQEEALRKKIEELMEQIIEDEGHQLLGWRTVPVDETIVTSTARTTMPYIKQVFIKKPEHTHTVERFNQSLYLIRRLIEKRIQSLEGIGSGPFYIASLSPDVIVYKGMLTSYQLDQFYLDLANPLTTSMFGMVHSRYSTNTFPSWERAHPNRMLMHNGEINTITGNVNWMKARESAAVSSVFGDRHKDLLPVVSEDASDSGMLDQTFEYLYMNGRSLPHTAMLMVPEAWDFNDQMTDPERACFEYMSCIMEPWDGPTALAYTDGKRIGASIDRNGLRPARYYLTDKNTIIFSSEVGVLDIQPEKIIQKGRLAPGEMILVDLEKNQVLLNDEVKREVAVQYPYRDWLNESLVQLHVRTDKPRLEGMIDSEMLTYQLAHGYTNEEIMKNILPMVNEMKDPIGSMGNDTPLAVLSNRPQLLFNYFKQLFAQVTNPPIDAIREKAITSTTSYIGAKSNVLDEGPQHCKRIRLYTPILKKEEFEEIIHNGHNEFRSIKISTCFNGNPAGLESALEQVFKQVKQVIRQGVSLIVLSDRDMNNERIPIPSLLMVSGLHHHLVENGLRTKASIIVETAEARDVHQFSMLIGYGADMVYPYLAYRTIQSLIEEEHITDFDYVEAVDRFRDAATSGIVKVMSKMGISTIQSYRGAQTFEAIGISTTVIEKYFRGTSSKLGGIGLQTIAEETIKRHKRAYFEINPSLETGGDMQWRSTGEHHSFNPKTIHLLQHACRTNDKELYKRFSEAVNTEEITYLRDLLEFDSKGATPIPIEEVEPVESIFKRFKTGAMSYGSLSKEAHEILAVAMNRIGGKSNSGEGGEDPDRFIPEANGDSRKSAIKQVASGRFGVNSHYLASAEEIQIKMAQGAKPGEGGHLPGKKVHPWIAEVRGSTPGVGLISPPPHHDIYSIEDLAQLIYDLKHVNPKARISVKLVAKSGVGTIAAGVAKGKADVILISGYEGGTGASPKTSIRHAGLPWELGLAEAHQTLVLNDLRDKVVLETDGKLMNGKDVVKAALLGAEEYGFSSAPLVVLGCIMMRACHLDTCPVGIATQNPELRKKFMGKPEHVVNYMRFIAEEMREIMASLGVRKLDELIGRTDLLKLKDNAHPKAKQLDLTPLLLQMSHDWKGKRRPYRTEYNENHLDTAHLIPDTIENIINRQPVSLSYPIRNTDRAVGTRLGYEITERYGSKGLPENTIQLTFNGSAGQSFGAFIPKGLKLKVIGDANDYVGKGLSGGSIIVAPPRFNTLQQMDEVVIGNVTLFGATSGKAFINGAAGERFAVRNSGAHAVVEGVGDNGCEYMTGGRVLVLGSIGKNFAAGMSGGIAYIWTDDAKQVKQRCNPEMILFEELGENEEIEQVKAMLYEHIQSTGSPRAKYILNHWKQSIGKFIKIIPEEYKRKLQQDKDKHGKSSNDIASLTK; encoded by the coding sequence ATGTTACGAACAGGACTGCCACAGAAACAGGGTTTGTATGATCCGAAGTATGAAAGTGATGCTTGTGGAATCGGTTTTGTTGCACAAGTAGATGGAAGATCAACACATCAAACGATTGTAGATGCGCTCACAATCTTATGCCGTCTGGAACACCGAGGCGGGCAAGGAGCTGATCCTGATACAGGGGATGGAGCAGGAATCATGATCCAAGTTCCTGATCAGCTCTTTCGGAAAACTTGGAATGAACTTCTTCCGAAGCAAGGGGACTATGCTGTCGGCATGGTATTCCTGCCGCAGGAAGAGGCTTTACGTAAAAAGATTGAAGAATTGATGGAACAGATAATCGAAGATGAAGGACATCAGCTCTTAGGTTGGCGTACGGTACCTGTTGACGAGACGATTGTCACCTCTACCGCAAGAACAACGATGCCGTATATTAAACAGGTGTTTATAAAGAAGCCGGAACACACACATACAGTTGAGAGGTTCAATCAATCGCTCTATCTGATCAGAAGATTGATTGAAAAACGTATTCAGTCCCTAGAAGGGATTGGCTCTGGTCCCTTTTATATCGCGAGTTTATCCCCGGATGTCATTGTCTACAAAGGAATGCTCACTTCTTATCAGCTCGACCAGTTTTATCTCGATCTCGCAAACCCTTTGACAACATCCATGTTTGGGATGGTGCACTCCCGATACAGTACGAATACGTTCCCGTCCTGGGAACGTGCTCATCCGAATCGTATGTTGATGCACAACGGAGAGATCAACACGATTACCGGAAATGTCAACTGGATGAAAGCCCGTGAAAGTGCGGCTGTTTCAAGTGTGTTCGGAGATCGACATAAAGACTTGTTGCCAGTCGTTTCAGAGGACGCAAGCGATTCTGGTATGCTGGATCAAACCTTCGAATATCTCTACATGAACGGGAGATCCCTTCCGCATACAGCAATGCTGATGGTGCCTGAAGCATGGGACTTCAATGACCAGATGACAGATCCTGAGCGTGCGTGTTTCGAATACATGAGCTGCATCATGGAGCCGTGGGATGGTCCTACAGCTTTAGCTTACACAGATGGAAAACGAATTGGCGCATCCATCGATCGGAATGGTCTTCGACCAGCACGTTATTATTTGACTGATAAAAATACCATCATTTTTTCTTCAGAGGTAGGCGTTCTCGATATACAGCCGGAAAAGATCATTCAAAAGGGACGTTTGGCTCCTGGGGAAATGATCCTTGTGGATTTAGAAAAAAATCAAGTTCTATTGAATGACGAGGTCAAAAGGGAGGTCGCTGTTCAATACCCTTATCGAGATTGGTTGAATGAGTCTCTCGTCCAATTACATGTCCGTACAGACAAACCACGGTTAGAGGGTATGATCGACAGCGAAATGCTTACCTACCAACTTGCCCATGGTTATACGAATGAAGAAATCATGAAAAACATCCTTCCGATGGTGAATGAAATGAAGGATCCGATTGGGTCAATGGGAAATGATACACCTCTTGCAGTTTTGTCCAATCGCCCTCAGCTTTTATTCAATTATTTCAAACAATTGTTTGCTCAAGTAACAAACCCGCCGATTGATGCCATCCGGGAAAAAGCGATTACGTCCACCACCTCGTACATCGGTGCGAAAAGCAATGTATTGGATGAAGGTCCACAGCATTGTAAGCGAATTCGATTGTATACGCCTATTCTCAAGAAAGAAGAGTTCGAGGAAATCATCCATAATGGACATAACGAATTTCGATCGATTAAAATTTCAACCTGTTTCAACGGTAATCCGGCCGGGCTGGAATCCGCATTGGAGCAAGTGTTCAAACAAGTGAAGCAAGTGATACGACAAGGTGTATCTTTAATTGTACTTTCTGATCGAGACATGAATAATGAACGAATCCCGATTCCGTCTTTACTTATGGTGAGTGGTCTCCATCATCATCTGGTAGAAAACGGACTACGGACGAAAGCAAGCATCATTGTCGAAACTGCAGAAGCAAGAGACGTCCATCAATTTTCGATGCTCATTGGTTACGGGGCTGATATGGTTTATCCGTATCTTGCTTATCGTACGATTCAAAGCTTGATCGAAGAGGAGCACATCACAGATTTCGATTACGTTGAAGCGGTAGATCGATTCAGGGATGCCGCTACTTCAGGAATCGTCAAAGTCATGTCCAAGATGGGAATCTCGACAATCCAAAGTTATCGAGGTGCCCAAACGTTTGAAGCAATTGGTATCTCAACTACGGTCATAGAAAAATACTTTAGAGGGACTTCATCTAAATTAGGTGGTATTGGGCTCCAAACCATTGCTGAAGAGACGATTAAACGGCATAAAAGGGCGTATTTTGAAATCAATCCATCGCTCGAGACAGGTGGAGATATGCAGTGGAGAAGTACGGGTGAACACCATTCATTCAATCCTAAAACGATCCATCTGCTGCAGCACGCATGTCGAACGAATGATAAAGAGCTGTACAAACGTTTTTCTGAAGCCGTTAATACAGAAGAAATAACCTATTTAAGAGACCTGTTGGAATTTGATTCAAAAGGCGCGACACCTATCCCGATTGAGGAGGTTGAACCCGTCGAATCGATTTTCAAACGATTCAAGACAGGTGCGATGTCTTACGGTTCATTAAGTAAAGAGGCTCATGAGATCCTTGCAGTTGCAATGAATCGAATCGGCGGAAAAAGCAATAGTGGTGAAGGGGGAGAAGACCCTGACCGCTTTATTCCGGAAGCAAATGGAGACAGTCGTAAAAGTGCAATCAAGCAGGTTGCCTCTGGAAGATTCGGTGTCAATAGCCATTACCTTGCGAGTGCGGAAGAGATTCAGATCAAGATGGCGCAAGGCGCAAAACCAGGAGAAGGCGGACACCTCCCAGGAAAGAAAGTCCACCCTTGGATTGCAGAAGTACGAGGCTCGACTCCTGGAGTCGGGTTGATATCACCTCCTCCACATCACGATATTTACTCGATCGAGGATTTGGCTCAGCTGATCTATGATTTGAAGCATGTTAATCCTAAAGCGCGAATCAGTGTGAAACTGGTCGCAAAGTCAGGGGTCGGTACGATTGCTGCAGGCGTTGCAAAAGGGAAGGCGGATGTCATCCTCATCAGCGGTTATGAAGGCGGAACAGGTGCTTCACCGAAAACAAGCATTCGACACGCTGGCTTACCTTGGGAACTAGGCCTAGCAGAAGCGCATCAAACACTTGTCCTCAATGATTTGCGAGACAAGGTTGTACTTGAAACAGACGGGAAGCTGATGAACGGGAAAGATGTCGTCAAAGCAGCACTCTTAGGAGCAGAGGAATATGGTTTTTCTTCCGCCCCACTTGTCGTGCTTGGATGCATCATGATGAGAGCCTGCCATCTTGACACATGTCCTGTAGGGATTGCAACTCAAAACCCTGAATTACGGAAAAAATTCATGGGAAAACCCGAGCATGTTGTCAACTACATGCGATTCATCGCAGAAGAAATGAGAGAAATCATGGCTTCTCTTGGCGTGCGAAAACTTGATGAGTTGATTGGAAGAACGGATCTTCTCAAATTAAAGGACAACGCACACCCTAAGGCGAAGCAACTGGATCTTACACCACTTCTGCTCCAAATGAGTCATGATTGGAAAGGAAAACGTAGACCTTATCGAACGGAATACAATGAAAATCATCTTGATACTGCTCATCTCATTCCAGATACAATTGAGAATATCATTAATAGACAGCCTGTTTCGTTATCCTATCCGATCCGAAATACAGACCGGGCTGTTGGTACGCGATTAGGCTATGAGATCACTGAGAGGTACGGAAGCAAAGGTCTTCCGGAAAATACAATCCAACTTACTTTCAATGGATCAGCTGGTCAAAGCTTTGGGGCATTTATCCCGAAAGGTCTGAAACTGAAGGTGATTGGTGACGCAAACGATTACGTCGGAAAAGGATTATCAGGGGGAAGTATTATTGTGGCGCCGCCCCGATTTAATACACTTCAACAGATGGATGAAGTGGTCATTGGTAACGTCACGTTATTTGGGGCAACCTCCGGCAAGGCATTCATCAATGGTGCTGCTGGTGAACGTTTTGCAGTTCGGAACAGTGGTGCTCATGCTGTAGTTGAAGGTGTAGGAGATAACGGATGTGAATACATGACTGGTGGCCGTGTACTCGTACTAGGTTCAATCGGAAAGAACTTTGCTGCAGGTATGTCCGGTGGAATCGCATATATATGGACGGATGATGCTAAACAAGTCAAGCAGCGGTGTAATCCAGAAATGATTCTTTTCGAAGAGTTAGGCGAGAATGAGGAAATAGAGCAAGTTAAAGCGATGTTATATGAACACATTCAATCCACTGGTAGCCCAAGAGCGAAATACATCTTGAATCACTGGAAACAATCAATCGGCAAATTTATTAAGATCATACCTGAAGAATATAAACGAAAACTTCAGCAGGACAAAGATAAGCATGGTAAGTCTTCAAATGATATAGCATCACTTACTAAATAA
- a CDS encoding glutamate synthase subunit beta: protein MANPRGFLEYTRKERDERNPIERINDWNEYTLRHDDKDLKEQSARCMDCGTPFCHTGMEWERSSIGCPINNLIPEWNELVHQGKWKVALDRLEMTNNFPEFTGRVCPAPCEGSCTLAINDDPVTIKSIENEIIERGFENGWVTPTPPSFRTGKKVAIIGSGPAGLAAADELNKAGHSVTVFERDDRPGGLLMYGIPNMKLEKETIERRVKLLEEEGITFTCNTEVGVDISREKLQEEYDAVILCTGAQQPRDLPVKDRDSKGIHFAMDYLTDATKSLNNDEEPTITAEGKDVIVIGGGDTGADCVATALRQKCKSVVQFGKHPELPQDRASDNPWPHTPMTFSLEYGYEEAFKQTKKDPREYEIMTQSFNTTSEGNVKSLKTIQVRKEKVDGRIITKDLPGTEKEWPAQLVLIAIGFTGPEREILEHFNLETTERGMVWTEPSTYKTSIEGVFTAGDARRGQSLVVWAIREGREAASEVNKYLNSLSHSAQTG, encoded by the coding sequence GTGGCTAATCCTAGAGGATTCTTAGAATATACTCGCAAAGAGAGGGATGAACGCAATCCGATCGAACGCATCAACGATTGGAACGAATATACCCTCCGACACGATGATAAGGATTTGAAAGAGCAAAGCGCAAGATGCATGGACTGTGGAACGCCATTCTGTCATACAGGGATGGAATGGGAGCGGTCTTCGATCGGATGTCCAATCAATAATCTTATACCTGAATGGAACGAACTCGTCCATCAAGGAAAATGGAAGGTAGCTCTTGATCGTTTAGAAATGACGAACAATTTTCCTGAGTTTACGGGGAGGGTTTGTCCTGCACCTTGTGAAGGGTCATGTACTTTAGCCATCAATGATGACCCTGTAACAATCAAATCCATCGAAAATGAAATCATTGAACGAGGATTTGAAAACGGTTGGGTTACTCCTACGCCACCCTCCTTCAGAACAGGGAAAAAAGTTGCCATCATCGGTTCAGGACCAGCGGGATTGGCTGCGGCAGATGAACTGAATAAAGCGGGTCATAGCGTGACTGTTTTTGAACGTGATGATCGTCCTGGTGGACTTCTTATGTATGGAATCCCAAATATGAAGCTTGAAAAGGAAACCATTGAAAGAAGGGTTAAGCTACTCGAAGAGGAAGGCATTACGTTTACTTGTAATACCGAAGTCGGAGTCGACATCAGCCGTGAAAAGCTTCAAGAAGAATATGATGCTGTCATCCTTTGTACAGGAGCTCAGCAACCCCGAGATCTGCCTGTTAAAGATCGTGACAGCAAAGGGATCCATTTTGCAATGGACTATCTTACAGACGCTACGAAATCGTTGAACAATGATGAGGAGCCAACCATTACAGCTGAAGGTAAAGATGTGATTGTCATCGGTGGAGGAGACACAGGGGCTGACTGTGTGGCCACAGCATTACGTCAAAAGTGTAAAAGTGTCGTGCAGTTCGGTAAACACCCTGAACTGCCACAAGATAGAGCTTCGGATAACCCTTGGCCCCATACACCGATGACCTTTTCATTGGAGTATGGCTACGAAGAGGCGTTCAAGCAAACGAAAAAGGATCCACGCGAGTATGAAATCATGACACAGTCCTTCAACACTACAAGTGAAGGAAACGTCAAGTCGTTAAAAACAATCCAAGTCCGAAAAGAAAAGGTAGATGGCAGGATCATCACGAAAGATCTTCCAGGAACGGAAAAGGAATGGCCAGCACAGCTTGTGTTGATCGCGATCGGTTTTACTGGACCTGAGCGTGAAATACTTGAACACTTCAACCTCGAAACGACAGAACGAGGTATGGTTTGGACGGAGCCTTCTACTTATAAGACGAGTATTGAAGGCGTCTTTACAGCAGGCGATGCGAGGCGTGGACAAAGCCTCGTCGTCTGGGCTATCCGTGAAGGAAGGGAAGCGGCATCAGAAGTAAACAAATACTTGAACAGCTTGAGTCATTCGGCTCAAACTGGCTGA